One genomic window of Deinococcus metalli includes the following:
- a CDS encoding Mu transposase domain-containing protein yields the protein RVHGTTRERPVDRLHQEQSALTPIPPIDTIAVFLREPRKVSWDSFVSYAGNFYGVPWSYAGQGVDVQADQVTVQIFSGGCRIAVHPRSAQRGARFVVDRQYDGMPAGGAAARRGLHLAYQQAALSDVQVEQRPLAEYAALVASPDSITLDEVLADVFREEPA from the coding sequence CGCGTTCACGGCACGACGCGTGAACGCCCGGTGGATCGACTGCACCAGGAACAGTCGGCCCTGACACCCATCCCACCGATCGACACCATCGCGGTATTCCTGCGGGAACCCCGCAAGGTCAGCTGGGACAGCTTCGTGTCGTATGCCGGCAACTTCTATGGCGTGCCCTGGTCGTATGCCGGTCAGGGCGTCGACGTGCAGGCCGACCAGGTGACGGTGCAGATCTTCAGCGGTGGATGCCGCATCGCCGTGCATCCCAGGTCGGCTCAGCGAGGCGCGCGATTCGTGGTGGATCGCCAGTACGACGGTATGCCGGCAGGTGGCGCGGCCGCCCGACGTGGCCTGCACCTGGCCTATCAGCAAGCCGCGCTGTCGGACGTGCAGGTCGAGCAGCGCCCCCTGGCGGAATACGCGGCATTGGTGGCCAGCCCGGACAGCATCACGCTGGATGAGGTGCTGGCCGACGTGTTCCGGGAGGAACCCGCATGA
- the istB gene encoding IS21-like element helper ATPase IstB, whose protein sequence is MISVERCRDDLERLGLPHAASLLDSRLDAAAKKELPYAEFLADLLRIEVNARDEHGRARRLKLAKLPFDRRLDSFDFGFQPSVDKRLIKELGTLSFAADGQNVILLGPPGVGKTHLAVGLCVNAIEQGESVLFTRAGQLMEDLRRAQALNRLEQRLRFYLKPKVLVVDEFGVWPYDRLAANALFGLVAARYERGSVILTSNKGFGDWGEVLGDPVVASAILDRLLHHSHVLNIKGESYRLREKKKSGLFPSTLVGLSPPVRR, encoded by the coding sequence ATGATCTCGGTGGAACGCTGCCGGGACGATCTGGAGCGACTGGGCTTGCCGCATGCGGCAAGCCTGTTGGACAGCCGTCTGGACGCGGCCGCCAAGAAGGAACTCCCGTATGCGGAGTTCCTGGCCGATCTGCTGCGGATCGAGGTCAATGCCCGCGATGAACACGGGCGGGCCCGTCGGTTGAAACTTGCGAAGTTGCCCTTCGACCGGCGGCTGGACAGCTTCGACTTCGGGTTTCAGCCGAGTGTGGATAAGCGGCTGATCAAGGAACTGGGCACGCTGTCGTTCGCCGCTGATGGACAGAACGTGATTCTGTTGGGGCCACCGGGCGTCGGAAAGACGCACCTGGCCGTCGGGCTGTGTGTGAATGCCATCGAGCAGGGCGAAAGCGTGCTGTTCACGCGGGCCGGCCAGTTGATGGAGGACCTGCGCCGAGCGCAGGCCTTGAACCGGCTGGAGCAGCGATTGCGCTTCTACCTGAAACCGAAGGTGCTGGTCGTCGACGAATTCGGCGTGTGGCCCTATGACCGCCTGGCGGCGAATGCCCTGTTCGGACTGGTCGCGGCGCGCTATGAGCGTGGGAGTGTGATCCTGACATCCAACAAGGGGTTCGGTGACTGGGGCGAGGTGCTGGGGGATCCGGTGGTGGCGAGCGCCATCCTGGATCGGCTGCTGCACCACAGCCACGTGTTGAACATCAAAGGCGAATCGTACCGGCTGCGGGAGAAGAAGAAATCTGGGCTGTTCCCGAGCACGCTGGTGGGGCTGAGCCCACCAGTCAGGAGGTGA
- a CDS encoding replication initiator protein A, giving the protein MSQGNEQWINELTLARSGVFSILNRDSGDDQSWETTFSIGDRHFYVQGVAARGRPHGVDPDVLLALQTLFFEAGCPDDDTVECTAYRLLKLTPLGIRGNAYARLRESLLRLEGVSWLTRISRQSGGRFRGTTETNRLIDRVSVRDTSLSASGEGGTIEAGAPLRVTFSRHFAQSIREGFYQILDAELLSDLKQPTARSLYRVLQAHRVGDDGSLARELPVIMAAWREATGLSGQRHNNVRRTLDGAHVHLIAAKYLRDVSYEGSGEGTRIRYEFEGEVDPELVGLLTDMRVSRPVAEALVTDHPDRIRPAVKAVRQRLEEGYRPRSLAATMVDAVRNPEKYDVRSSAPNAVPTLPRVKAQPEPQPLLLPLNREESLGMVRSILRVKLGRVPRDEAVLKLASLSADQVDRLVAAARGQEDLVKAVEELVGEAV; this is encoded by the coding sequence ATGAGCCAGGGCAACGAACAGTGGATCAACGAATTGACCCTGGCCAGATCCGGGGTCTTCAGCATCCTGAACCGAGACAGCGGCGATGACCAGAGTTGGGAGACGACCTTCAGCATCGGCGACCGTCACTTCTACGTTCAGGGCGTCGCGGCCCGTGGGCGTCCCCACGGTGTGGATCCCGATGTTCTCCTGGCGTTGCAGACCCTGTTCTTTGAGGCCGGCTGTCCCGACGATGACACTGTGGAGTGCACGGCCTACCGACTGCTCAAACTCACTCCGCTGGGCATCCGCGGCAACGCCTACGCCAGACTCCGCGAGAGCCTGCTGCGGCTCGAGGGCGTGAGCTGGCTCACGCGCATCTCGCGGCAATCAGGGGGTCGCTTCCGTGGCACCACAGAAACGAACCGTCTGATCGACCGCGTGTCGGTGCGGGACACCAGTCTGAGCGCCAGCGGCGAGGGCGGCACCATCGAGGCGGGGGCGCCCCTGCGGGTGACGTTCTCGCGGCATTTCGCGCAGTCGATCCGGGAGGGCTTCTACCAGATCCTGGACGCCGAACTGCTCAGCGACCTGAAACAGCCGACCGCGCGCAGCCTGTACCGCGTGCTGCAGGCCCATCGCGTCGGCGACGACGGCTCCCTCGCGCGGGAGCTGCCGGTCATCATGGCCGCGTGGCGGGAGGCCACCGGGCTGAGCGGACAGCGCCACAACAATGTCCGGCGCACGCTGGATGGCGCCCACGTGCACCTGATCGCGGCCAAGTACCTGCGGGACGTGTCCTATGAGGGGTCGGGTGAGGGCACGCGCATCCGGTATGAGTTCGAGGGGGAGGTCGACCCCGAACTCGTCGGCCTGCTCACGGACATGAGGGTTAGCCGCCCGGTAGCCGAGGCCCTCGTGACCGATCACCCCGATCGCATCCGGCCGGCGGTGAAGGCCGTGCGTCAGCGGCTTGAAGAGGGGTACCGGCCACGCTCGCTGGCCGCGACGATGGTGGACGCCGTCCGCAATCCCGAGAAGTACGACGTCAGAAGCAGCGCGCCGAACGCCGTGCCCACACTGCCCCGAGTGAAGGCTCAGCCGGAGCCGCAGCCCCTGCTGCTGCCCCTCAACCGCGAGGAGTCGCTCGGTATGGTTCGCTCGATCCTGCGGGTGAAACTGGGCCGGGTGCCGCGCGACGAGGCTGTTCTCAAGCTGGCATCGTTGAGTGCTGACCAGGTGGATCGCCTGGTGGCCGCGGCGCGTGGCCAGGAAGACCTGGTCAAGGCTGTGGAGGAACTGGTGGGCGAGGCGGTCTGA
- a CDS encoding ATP-binding protein, with translation MTLRARVALLMALGIALAVLLQGGLGYLAFRRLVLHDMTADLNGFTGQTLRNLQAATSLASVQASYEGYVVHARILEGNTVVHDFTGYPDRLGTPAAGPQTIGPWQVTRVAFIWHGQSYVLEAALTSPEFTSSLHNYRQTVYFTAVLVTLLGAAVAYALSGYALRPLRALTRVSSRIATSGSLHEPVPVGGGSGELHDLAVSFNRMLARLGEFRDREARFTRQAAHELRTPLTAMGLALDAARSGYTTPDETLDILEHEVRATQHLTASLLILAREGRLAQREAVDLAEVASTGAEAAGATYRGPAHAMVQGDGTLLRRALQNLLENAARYAPGAPVTVTVKTAPAPTLKVEDGGPGLPDSALRYLGEEFYRAGTTLTGTGLGLSVVKHVMQAHQGSVTFTHVVPHGLQVTLHFPDT, from the coding sequence GTGACGCTGCGCGCCCGCGTCGCCCTGCTGATGGCCCTCGGGATCGCCCTGGCCGTGCTGCTGCAGGGCGGCCTGGGGTATCTCGCCTTCCGGCGGCTGGTGCTGCATGACATGACCGCCGATCTCAATGGGTTCACGGGTCAGACCCTCCGGAACCTGCAGGCCGCCACGTCACTGGCCAGCGTGCAGGCCAGCTATGAGGGCTACGTCGTCCACGCCCGCATTCTGGAGGGGAACACAGTTGTCCATGACTTCACGGGCTACCCGGACAGACTGGGGACGCCCGCAGCCGGGCCCCAGACCATCGGGCCCTGGCAGGTCACCCGGGTCGCATTCATCTGGCACGGACAGTCCTACGTGCTGGAGGCGGCGCTGACGAGTCCGGAATTCACGTCGAGCCTGCACAACTACCGCCAGACTGTGTACTTCACGGCCGTGCTGGTCACGCTCCTGGGGGCGGCCGTCGCTTATGCCCTGAGCGGCTACGCCCTGAGGCCCTTGCGTGCCCTGACCCGGGTCAGCAGCCGGATCGCCACGTCCGGCAGCCTGCACGAACCCGTCCCGGTGGGCGGGGGCAGCGGGGAGCTGCACGACCTCGCCGTGAGCTTTAACCGCATGCTGGCGCGCCTGGGGGAGTTCCGTGACCGGGAGGCCCGCTTCACGCGGCAGGCCGCACATGAACTCCGCACGCCGCTCACGGCCATGGGTCTGGCGCTCGACGCGGCGCGCAGCGGCTATACCACCCCTGATGAAACCCTGGACATCCTCGAGCACGAGGTGCGGGCGACCCAGCACCTCACCGCGTCCTTACTGATCCTGGCCCGTGAGGGCCGCTTGGCCCAGCGTGAGGCGGTCGACTTGGCTGAGGTGGCCAGCACGGGCGCCGAAGCGGCCGGGGCCACCTACCGTGGCCCCGCTCATGCCATGGTGCAGGGGGACGGCACCCTGCTCCGCCGGGCCCTGCAGAACCTGCTGGAGAATGCCGCGCGGTATGCCCCAGGTGCCCCCGTGACCGTGACTGTCAAGACGGCACCCGCACCGACCCTGAAAGTCGAAGATGGCGGGCCCGGGCTTCCGGACTCCGCATTGCGCTACTTGGGCGAGGAGTTTTACCGAGCCGGAACGACACTCACGGGCACCGGGCTGGGGTTGAGTGTCGTCAAGCACGTCATGCAGGCCCACCAGGGCAGCGTGACGTTTACGCACGTGGTACCGCATGGACTCCAGGTTACGCTGCACTTCCCCGATACCTAA
- a CDS encoding response regulator transcription factor: MRILLVEDAPNIARVVQRALTAQGHAVIHAATHAAALEAVSGTPFDLLILDITLPDAPDGGFEIAQHAIDAGHEGGMLYLTARDGLDDRLRGLDGGGDDYLIKPFDLPELLARVRALLRRGGGSPGSRSALGSLEVDFTTRSVRWAGQAVILTPREFSLLERFVRQPGRVYSVTDLRDAIWADAPTELSVVRQTVRRLRTRLAPEAIETVPGGYRLGMGGTS; the protein is encoded by the coding sequence ATGCGCATCCTGCTGGTTGAAGACGCCCCGAACATCGCCCGGGTGGTGCAGCGCGCGTTGACGGCTCAGGGGCACGCGGTGATTCACGCCGCCACACACGCTGCCGCCCTGGAGGCCGTGTCCGGTACGCCGTTTGACCTGCTGATCCTCGACATCACCCTTCCCGACGCCCCGGACGGCGGCTTTGAGATCGCGCAGCACGCCATCGACGCCGGTCACGAGGGGGGCATGCTGTACCTGACGGCCCGGGACGGCCTGGATGACCGGCTGCGCGGGCTGGATGGCGGCGGGGACGACTACCTGATCAAGCCGTTTGACCTGCCGGAACTGCTCGCCCGGGTACGGGCCCTGCTGCGGCGCGGCGGGGGGTCGCCGGGCAGCCGCTCTGCCCTGGGGAGCCTCGAGGTCGATTTCACGACACGCTCTGTGCGCTGGGCCGGCCAGGCCGTCATCCTCACCCCCCGTGAATTCAGTCTTCTGGAACGCTTCGTGCGGCAGCCCGGGCGGGTGTATAGCGTCACGGATCTCCGCGACGCGATCTGGGCGGACGCCCCGACGGAACTGAGCGTGGTGCGCCAGACGGTACGCCGCCTGCGCACCCGGCTGGCTCCGGAGGCCATCGAGACGGTTCCTGGGGGCTACCGTCTTGGCATGGGGGGGACGTCGTGA
- a CDS encoding VIT1/CCC1 transporter family protein yields the protein MYKAVNMHKEAHFTGSETVRDIVIGMSDGLTVPFALAAGLSGAVASGHVVLIAGIAEMAAGSIAMGLGGYLAARSEHESYVAERARETQEIVEKRDMEIQEVREVFQNYGLEGAPLEAATQAIISRPDTWVDFMMKEELGMDEPDPKRALTSAFTIGLAYIAGGVIPLAPYALKLTLNQALMVSVVLTLIALFVFGALKGRFTGSPVWRSALQTMFVGAAASGAAFLIARAVSGIGGAG from the coding sequence ATGTATAAAGCCGTCAACATGCACAAGGAAGCGCACTTCACCGGCTCAGAGACCGTCCGCGACATTGTGATCGGCATGAGCGACGGCCTGACGGTTCCGTTTGCCCTGGCTGCCGGGCTGTCTGGCGCGGTCGCGAGCGGGCACGTCGTGCTGATCGCCGGCATCGCGGAGATGGCCGCCGGCAGCATCGCCATGGGCCTGGGCGGCTACCTCGCCGCGCGCAGCGAACACGAATCCTACGTCGCTGAACGGGCCCGGGAAACGCAGGAGATCGTCGAGAAGCGCGATATGGAGATCCAGGAGGTGCGGGAGGTCTTCCAGAACTACGGCCTGGAAGGCGCACCCCTGGAGGCGGCCACGCAGGCGATCATCAGCCGCCCGGACACCTGGGTGGACTTCATGATGAAAGAGGAACTCGGGATGGACGAACCGGATCCCAAGCGTGCCCTGACGTCGGCGTTCACGATTGGTCTGGCGTACATCGCGGGCGGCGTGATCCCGCTGGCCCCGTATGCCCTGAAGCTCACGCTGAATCAGGCGCTGATGGTTTCGGTGGTGCTGACGCTGATCGCGCTGTTCGTGTTCGGGGCGCTCAAGGGGCGTTTCACCGGTTCACCGGTGTGGCGCAGCGCGCTCCAGACCATGTTCGTGGGGGCAGCGGCGTCCGGTGCAGCCTTCCTGATCGCGCGGGCCGTGTCAGGTATTGGCGGCGCCGGCTGA